A genome region from Gammaproteobacteria bacterium includes the following:
- a CDS encoding histidine decarboxylase, with translation MDTARKTPDQVTQRLDELHRHLQDAAATQAGYPCNQLFDYSELYRFLGLSINNVGDPFHNSNFWVNTHEFEREVVNGFAYLMGMEPDRCWGYVTHGGTEGNMYGLYLARELYPDGLVYFSEDTHYSVLKTMHILNTRSIMIKSRENGEIDYDDLRETVRIHRDVPGIVLANIGTTMKGAVDDVRRIRGIFRDLAMTDYYIHADAALSGMILPFVDEPQPHRFEDGYHSVAVSGHKMIGAPLPCGIVLAKRDSVARISRAIEYVGVLDTTLSGSRNAFTPLILWYALKRNGLSGFRQTVAAALAVADYAVARFDDNGIPAWRHKNSLTVVFPRPPKSVTEKWQIAVYRDIAHIITMPHVTRDTVDAIVADCALALQQGDCS, from the coding sequence ATGGACACCGCCCGCAAAACGCCCGACCAGGTGACACAGCGCTTGGACGAACTCCACCGCCACCTGCAAGACGCCGCCGCCACCCAGGCCGGCTACCCCTGCAACCAGTTGTTTGATTACTCGGAACTGTACCGCTTTCTGGGCCTGTCCATCAACAATGTCGGCGACCCGTTCCACAACAGCAACTTCTGGGTCAACACGCACGAATTCGAGCGCGAGGTCGTCAACGGCTTCGCCTACCTGATGGGCATGGAGCCGGACCGCTGCTGGGGCTATGTCACCCACGGCGGCACCGAGGGCAACATGTACGGCCTCTATCTGGCGCGCGAACTGTACCCGGACGGCCTGGTGTATTTCTCCGAAGACACGCATTACAGCGTGCTCAAGACGATGCACATCCTGAACACGCGCAGCATCATGATCAAAAGCCGCGAAAACGGCGAGATAGATTACGACGACCTCCGTGAGACGGTGCGCATCCACCGCGATGTTCCCGGCATCGTGCTCGCCAACATCGGCACGACGATGAAGGGCGCGGTGGACGATGTGCGCCGCATCCGCGGGATTTTCAGGGACCTCGCGATGACCGACTACTACATCCACGCCGACGCCGCGCTGAGCGGCATGATACTGCCGTTCGTTGACGAGCCGCAGCCCCACCGCTTCGAGGACGGCTACCACAGCGTCGCCGTCAGCGGCCACAAGATGATCGGCGCGCCGCTGCCGTGCGGCATCGTGCTGGCGAAGCGCGATTCCGTCGCGCGCATCTCGCGCGCCATCGAGTATGTCGGCGTTCTCGACACCACGCTGTCCGGCTCGCGCAATGCGTTCACGCCTTTGATATTATGGTACGCGCTGAAACGCAACGGCCTGTCCGGTTTCCGGCAGACGGTCGCCGCCGCGCTGGCGGTCGCCGACTACGCGGTGGCGCGTTTCGACGACAACGGAATACCGGCGTGGCGCCACAAGAATTCGCTGACGGTGGTGTTTCCGAGGCCGCCGAAGAGCGTCACGGAAAAATGGCAGATTGCGGTTTACCGCGACATCGCGCACATTATCACGATGCCGCATGTCACCCGCGACACGGTGGACGCGATTGTCGCCGACTGCGCGCTGGCGCTGCAACAGGGGGATTGCTCATGA